In Chitinophagaceae bacterium, the genomic window GGCATACATTGTTCCACCGACCGAAAAAACGAATATGGTACAGCAAGGTTTTTGGATTATAAAGGCCGTGGCGCAAAAGCACATTTATATACCGCATTTATTATGCTGGAACTGCTGCCTTTTTTAAGAAAAGAATACCGCATAAATTCATTTAAAGACAAATCCTTTGCCGGGTTTTCGCTGGGTGGGCTTTGTGCATTGGATATTGTGTGGAACCAGCATTACGAATTTCGATTTGCTGCTGTATTTAGCGGCTCGCTATGGTGGCGTGATAAAAGCCACCTGGATAAAGGTTTTGATGAGAATATAAACCGCATAATGCAAAAGCAAATCAGGGAAGGCAGCTATAATCCATGGTTAAAATTTTTTTTTGAGGTAGGTACACTCGATGAAACAGAAGACCGCAACAGCAATGGCGTTATTGATTCAATTGACGATACCTGTGCAACTATTGATGAATTGGTTAAAAAAGGGTACAGCAGCAAAACAGATATTCAATACCTGGAACTTAAAGATGGCAGGCACGATGTGGCAACCTGGGCAAGGGCTTTCCCGGAATTTTTTAAATGGATTTGGGGAACTTCAATTCGCAAATAACTCTTTCCGTTAAACTTCAACTCAAAAAGCCGCCAAGTAATGTGGCGGCTTTTATATAATACAAAAAAAATAGAGGGTTATTTTAAAACCGCATTCAGCTTGTTTTCTAATGCAGCGCCTCGCAGGTTTTTGCCAATTACATTTCCATTAGGGTCGAGTAAAAAACTTTGCGGTATGCTATTAATGCCAAATTGCTGTGCAACCGCATTTCCCCAGCCTTTAAGGTCGCTTACCTGCGTCCAGTTTAAACCGTCTTCTGCTACCGCATCCAGCCACTTTTGTTTTTCTTTATCGAGCGACACACCGAATATGGTAAAATTTTTATCTTTAAAAGCAGCAAAGCTCCTTACCAGGTTGGGGTTTTCTGCACGGCATGGCCTGCACCAACTTGCCCAAAAATCTACCAGCACATATTTTCCTTTAAAAGAGGATAACGATATTTTATTGCCATCTTTATCTTCCTGCGAAAAATCGGCTAATGGTTTACCAATGGGAAACTTCTTTTCTTCTGCAATAATTTGGGAAATATAATTTCCAACCGGAGATGTTCTTACTGCCTGGGTAAAAGAATTAAAAATTTCTTCTACTTTTATGGCATCGTTATTTATTTGAAAATGGCGGTACAAGGCCAATGGTGAAACATAAGACCCAGGGTGCGATTTTGTAAAATTTTCAAGTACATCACTTGCTTTAGCCGTTGTGGCAGCATCGTAGCGGCCCTGCTGGTTTATTAAACCTTCATAAGGTTTGGTAACTTTTAAGTAGTCCATAAACTCGGTATGAGAAGCAGAGCCTGTTACCGTAGCATTTTGAACAGAATCCCGGTAGGTAGATAAATGAATTGTGCTGTTGTCTAAAAAAAGTGTAATATATTTTTGTTCATTATTAAAATTTATTAACCGCACATCGGGAAATGGCATTTTGCCCGATAATAAAAACTTGCCTGCTTTAAGCGTTGCCGAAGCTTCGGGCTGGCCGCTATTGGGGTTAAGTAAATTTACCAATGTACCATCTTCATACCCTTTTACCGTTCCGTTAATTGTAAATCCCGATTGATTAACTGCTATGTCTTTGGATTTTATTTTTGTAGTTGCAGTTTGTGCAAAACTTGTAAAAGGTAAAATTGCCAGGAGGAGTAAATATTTTTTCATTACTGAATAAATGTATTTTTTAAATTTAAATGTTTTGCAAGATAATGCCAAATATGTGTTTTTCCATAGTGTTTTGTAATAATTAACATCCTTCCATATATGTTAAAAACCCTGCATTTCAAAAAACAAAAACAAAAAATATTTAACTTGTAAGTTCTAAAACAATCAAAATGATAATCACCATTTTTGGCGCCACTGGAAAGGTTGGGAAGCAAATTGTTAAAACTTTTTTAAATGAAGGCCATACGGTAAGGGCTTATGGCCGTAATGTTTTTACAGCAGCTTTTAGGGAAAATAAAAGTTTAGAACTGCTGCCCGGAACTTTATTTGATGAAGAGGCGGTATATAATGCCATTTTAGGAAGCGATGCTGTACTTTCTGTTATTGGCGGCGCAATGGATGGTACAGACAAAAGCCGCTCCCTGGGAATGAAAAATATTGTGCAGCAAATGCAAAGGGCAGGAGTGGATAGGATTATTAGTGTAGGCGGCTTGGGTATATTAGATGACCTTACAAAAGTAAATGGAGAATTGATGATGGACTCTGATAATTTTCCCCTGCACTTTTACAATGTTTCTAAGGAACACTTTGAAGCATACAAACATCTTGCAGCCTCCAATTTAAAATGGACCTTACTTGGTGCACCTGAAATATTGTACGAAGGGCCTACCGGAATTTATACCACGGCTGCAAATCATCCGCCGGAAACAAATCATTACCACATTACTTCAGGCGATATTGCTTTGTTTATGGTAAATGAACTTAATAATAATGAGTTTGTAAGAGAAAGGGTGGGGATAAGTAATTAGTTGTTGAGTTGGTTGAAGTAAGAAATAGTTTGGAGCTTGGGGGATGTGGCTGTGGGCGTTGGTCATTCAACTTTCAAACTTCAACTAATTAAACAAACTTCTTGGCGTCTTCTAAAAATTTAGCTAACCCAATATCAGTTAAAGGATGTTTAAGTAACCCTAAAATAGAATCAAGCGGGCAGGTGCAAACATCTGCTCCGGCTTCGGCACACTGGGTAATATGGTTTGCGTTACGGATTGAAGCTGCAAGTATTTCTGTTTTAAAACCTTGTACAGAATATATCTGGCGGATTTGGTGAATAAGTTCAATGCCGTACCAGCCGGTATCATCAATTCTTCCAATAAATGGAGAAACATATTTAGCGCCGGCTTTGGCGGCTAAAATGGCCTGCCCTGCAGAAAATACCAAAGTGCAGTTAGTGCGTATGCCATTATCGCTAAACCATTTCATGGCTTTTACACCTTCTTTAATCATGGGCACTTTTACCACAATATTTTTATGTAAAGCGGCAAGATGTTTTCCTTCGGCAACAATACCATCAAAATCTGTTGATATTACTTCGGCGCTAATATCGCCTTGCACCATATTGCAAATGTCAATATAATGTTTTTCAATAGCAGCTTTTCCTTTAATGCCTTCCTTTGCCATTAAAGATGGGTTGGTAGTTACACCATCTAAAATACCTAAATCGTTTGCTTCTTTTATTTGCGCAAGATTGGCAGTATCTAAAAAGAATTTCATGTATTGTATTTTTTTGCAAATTTAAGCATTTGCTGGCAATGCTGCCTTTAGAAAAAAGGAAATTAAAAACGGCAAGTTACTTATATCGCACCGCTCAACCACTTACCCTTGCTACCTTCCGGTTCTGGGGGAGTTCAGCAGGAGCTGGTCGTATAAGACTTGCCGGGGCGCAAATATAGTATGTTTAAAGTAAAATTACTTTTCAAATTGTGAGCAATTTTAAAAGTAAGTTAAAAACTAAATCCCGGCCTGTCCCTTCTTGAATTTACCTGTGAAATGCCTATAAGTTGGTCGTTACGGTCGGTAAACGATTTATAATAAATTAATATGGTATAACTGTTTTCTGTTTCCCAGTAATCGCCTTCCAGTGTTTTTTGTGAGGATGGGTTACCATCATTTTGTAAAATGTATTGATAATTATAATATCCTTGTTTTAAATATGCCGAGGTTTCATAAAAACCGGTTGTATCATTAAAATGAAGTTTCCATCTATCATCAGGTTTGTATTCTGTAAATGCGGCAGATAAATAAAGGCTTTGGCCAAAATAGGGCTTTGCATCCGGCGGGGCATACCGAAAGTTTACCGTTGCATAATCACCCTGGTAATGCGGATTAATGGATTCGTAAGAAATAATATTGTACATCCCATCATAATCGGGAAAATAAACATATCGCTGCCCGGTTCTGTCCACATCGGGTTTAAGAAAAATGTCGGTACTTTTTTTAAAATAATGTGCGCTATCCACCCGGTCGCTTTGTAAACGGAAACTTCTCAGGTCGAGCCAGCGCCATTCTTTACCTGCAGGAAATAAACCCACATTTTGCATATTATAAATAAGCGTATTGTTTCTTTGAAAACTTGCAACCACATCTCTTTGTGCATTATCCCATCGGTTGTTTTGTAATATCACGGCTTTTACCTGTTGTATTGCGCTAAAGGCATTCATATCTTTGGGCAGTAATACCGATAAATCGAGCCGTTGATGGGTTTTAAAATATTGCGGCGCAAGCGGCTGCACTACCTGTGCCGATACCACCGAATTTGCATCTACCACCAGCATTTGTTTGGTAAAAACAAGGTTGGATGTATCGCCATTTAAAAAAATTTTTAAAAGGTAGTTGCCCGATTTTACGGGAAGGGAATTAGCATCGGGCAGTATAGCTTCATAATGTGTATACCTGGTTAAGGCATAAGAAGAATAACGGTAATTGGTAATCCTGTTTTGGGTAAAGCCTTTTATGTAATCAAATGTGCTGAGGTTGGCAGGCTGCCAGTTGTAATCACATAGTACATAGGTATAGTAATAACTTTTAAGGCTGCCTTCAAGGTCGTCAAACTCCAGTTGAATGGGCTCTTTGCTATTAAGCGTATAAATGGGGAGTTGCTGCTGGTTGCCAAAGCCGTATAATTGTGCCGTGGCAATATAAGGCTTGTAAATTTTTTCAATTACCTGGGCATGGTTTTGTGTAAAAGAAAAAAGTAAAAAAAGAAAATAAAATCGTTTTACTGCTGTATGTATTTTCATCGAATAGCGTAAATTCATTTACTTTTGAAAGGTACGAAATAAATTGTTTTGAACCTTTCCTTTTTCATTGCCCGTAGATTAGCTTCAGTAAAGCAACATTCGTTCAGCCGTTTTATTATTGGGCTTGCTATAAGCGCTACAGCATTAAGCGTGGCAGTAATGATAGTGGCTTTAAGTTTTGCCAATGGTTTTCAGCAGGTAATCAGCAACAAAGTTTTTAGTTTTTGGGGTCATATACGTGTGCAACAAAATTTGGGAAATGGCACGGTTCTCTCCGAAGAATATCCCAGCCCGGCCAACGATACCATAGAAAATTATTTAAAAAATTTACCACAGGTAGCCAGTGTAGAAAAGTACGCAACCAAATCGGCAATTCTAAAATTTAATTCCGATATTGAAAGTGTTTTGTTAAAAGGCATTGACCGAAATTTTCATTTTTCAAGGTTGCAGCCATTTTTACAATCGGGTAAGTGGCTTACTTTTCCCGATAGCGGATACAGCAACCTAGTAAACATAAGCACTTATACTGCCAACAGGCTTAATATAAAACCGGGTGATGAACTGCTGGTGTTTTTTTTTAGAGAAGACGGTACTAAAACCGCAAGAAAATTAACAGTTGCAGGCTTATTTAAAACCGGGCTTGAAGAGTACGATAAAAATTTTGCCATTGCCGATATCAACCTTTTACGCAGGCTCAACAAATGGGACAGTGCCGATATTGCCGCTTATGAAGTGTATTTAAAAGATTACCGGGAAACGGACAGTATGAACAATAAAATTTATGAAGAGCTGCCGCAAACCTGGTACAGCAGGAGCATAAGTGAAATATATCCCAATATTTTCGACTGGCTAAAGTTGCAATCGCAAATAAAAAAAATACTCATTGTAATAATGATTATCGTTGCGGTTGTAAACCTCATTACCTGCCTTATTATTTTGGTATTGGAGCGCATCCGCATGACGGGTGTTTTAAAGGCACTCGGCGCCAGCAACAATACCATAAGCGGGATATTTTTATACAACACTTCTTTTATTGCATTAACAGGTATTGTACTTGGGGCCGTACTTGGGCTAGCAATATGTTTTGCCCAAATGAAAACCGGGTTTATTAAATTAAATGAAGAAGCCTACTTTATTTCAACGGCTGCAGTTGCCATTAACTGCTGGCAGGTTTTCTTTGTGTGCCTTATTACCTTTATCGTTTGTATGCTTACTTTATTAATTCCTGCTTTGCTGGTGAGAAAAGTAAGTGTGGTAAAGGCAGTACAGTTCCGGTAAAATCATTTGTTTTAAAAATAGGTTGGCGTGCCAGAAAATCGAACTAAACCTCTGTAAAATTTTTTGCTTTTTCATCATCAAATTCACCTTCCCAGCGGGCAATTACCGTACTGGCCAATGTATTGCCTATTACATTAACTGAGGTACGGGCCATATCCATTAATTCATCTATGCCATATATTGCCATAATGGGCCAAAGCGGAAAATTGAAAGTAGAAGCGGTAGCAATTAATATAACCAGGGAAGCCCGTGGAACCGCAGCAACGCCTTTGCTGGTAAGCATTAGCGATAAACCAATTAATAGCTGGTGCCAAAAATCCAAATGCATATTTGCAGCCTGTGCTACAAATACCGATGCAAGGGAAAGATAAAGAGTTGTACCATCGAGGTTAAAAGTGTAACCCGTAGGAATTACAAAAGATACAATTTTTCGGGGCACACCAAAGCGCTCCATATTTTCCAGGGCAATGGGCAGGGCAGAGTCGGAACTGGTGGTGGCAAAAGCAATAGATACCGGTTCCCTAATTGCCTGAATGAATTTTTTTATGGGAATTTTGGCAACATACAATGCAATGGGCAGCAATACAAATAATAAAAATGCAATTAAAGCTACATAAAGCGTAAGCAATAATATTACCAGGTTTTTTAAAATATCAATGCCTAAATGCCCAACTGTTACTGCAATAGCGGCGCCAACTCCAAAGGGCGCAAAATACATTATGATGTTGGTAAACCTGAACATGGTTTCTGCTAAACTCTCCGCAAACTCAAGCATCGGTTTTTTCTTTTGCTCTTTGAGCATAGCCAGCGATATACCGAATACAACGCTAAACAATACAATTGGTAAAACATTGCCCTCATAAACCGATTTGATGATATTTTCCGGAAAAATATCAATAATATGGTCCTGCCAGGTTTTAGGCACAACATTGGGCAGCTCCGTAAGTAATGCCTTGGGAACCTCAATGCCTACGCCCGCCTGGGTGAGGTTTATAAAAATTAAACCTATGATTAAAGCCAGCGTTGTTACCACTTCAAAATATAAAATAGATTTCCAACCCATTCGGCCCACCTGCTTAAGGTTGCTATGGCTGGCAATACCAACCACTAAAGTGGAAAATAGTAATGGCGCAACAATTGTTTTTATTAACCTTAAGAATATTTTACTTAAAAATTGAAGGTTTTGCGAAAATGCCGGAAAGTCCACGCCAATTTCAATACCCATTGCCATGGCAATCATTATCCATGTAGTTAAAGATTTTTTAAACCATCCCCAAATAAAGAGGCTGGCAATAAAAATCCACCTGCTCCACATTAAAACAGCAGAAGAAATGGGCGTAACATACTCATGTAAAATATGCAATATTGCTACTATGGTAAACAGTAACAACGATAAAATGCCGGCCTTTTTTTTTGTCATAAATTGGTTTAATAAATATTGCTTTTAAGCTAAAGTTTGTTTTAAATTATAGTACAATACGGGCAAAAACGGCAAAATGATCTGATGCATACCTGCCCTGCCAGGTTTGTGAAATATTTGCATGTTTCAGCACTTTGGCTTTTCCTTTTATAAAAATATAATCTATAGGTTTATCGGAAATTTCTTTGGGCCCAAACGCCGTAAATGAACCCTGTGGGCCATAATGGGGAGCAGATGAAATATTTTTAGCATTAATAAAGTATTTTGAAGTGCTTTTGTTGAGTAAAATCTGTATAGGCCCGTCGTCTTCGGTACTGTTGAAATCACCCATTATAATTGCCGGTTTTTTTGCTGTGAGTGCAAATACTTTTTCTTTGAGTAAAATAGCGCTGTTTTTACGGGCTTCCCGGCCTATATGGTCAAAATGGGTATTGAAAACAAAAAATATTTTTTGAGTTTTAAGGTCTTTGAATTTTACCCAGGTTACTATTCTCGTAATTGCGGCATCCCAGCTTTTACTGCCTGGTATATCAGGCGTTAAACTCAGCCAGAAAGTTTTTGTATCTAAAGCCCTTAGCCGGGTACTATTATAAAATATGGCCGAAAATTCACCTTTTGTTTTTCCGTCATCCCGGCCAACACCAAGGTATTTAAAATGGGGTAACCGCTGCTGCAGGTCCTTCATTTGATCGTAAAGTGCTTCCTGAACGCCTAAAATATCCACATTATGAAACAGCACTTCAGATGCAACAAGGTCTTTACGGTAAGGCCATGCATCCAGGCTGTCCGATACCAGGTTGAGCCTTATATTGAAAGTCATAATATTCAATGAAGCTTGTGCCTGTATTTCAGTTGCAGTACATAAGAAAAAAATAAGTGTTATTATATTTTTTTTCATCTTTTAAAGATACCTGTTATTGATCAATCTCATAAACCATGTTGACCCTGGTCGTAAAATTAAGCTAATGAATAAAATAAATTTGAAATGTAAAATAATTTTCGGCAAATAATTTGCCACTTGATTTATGGGTTATGACAGGCGCAAATAATGGACGCCGGGCTTTAAAAACTCAAGGATGATGAGTTTTTGGGTAAACCACTTAAATAAATAATCATGAAAACAATTATTGTAGCAACAGATTTTTCAGACGCAGCAGAAAATGCTATCAATTATGCTGCAGAAATGGCACTACAGTTAAAAGCCAGGCTTATACTTTTTCATGCTTACCAAATACCTGTAGCCGTATCTGAAATGCCTATAGTTTATGATATGGAGGCGCTTATTGCAGATAATAAAAGACAACTTGATACTATTAAAGAAAGGTTGCAGGATGCAAAAGGGCCAGCATTGTTTTTGCAAACCGAGGTAAGTGAAGGCTCTTTAATAGGTTGCCTCAAAGATATTTGCGAAGATATGGAGCCTTATACTGTGGTTATGGGCTGCCATGGAACCACAGCAGCAGAACGGTTTTTCTTTGGGAGCAATACCGTGTACGCATTAAAGCATTTGCATTGGCCTATTATTGCCGTACCGGCAAATTTTGCTTTTGCCGGTATTAAAAAAATTGCCTTTGCCAGCGACCTGGATAAAGACCTTGCCAAAACTGCACTTGCCTTATTGAAAAACTGGGTTACTGATTTTATGGCAAGTTTACATATTGTAAATTTTGGCAAGCAGGAGCAGTTTTACGAAAATTCCGTATTTGCCTCAGGCGCTTTACAAAGGGAGCTTAAAGTGCTGGATCCTCAATTTCATTTTATAACAGGAGAGAATACAGAAGATGCAATTACCCAATTTGTGTTAGCTAACCAAATTGATTTGCTGGTTGTGTTACATAAAACTTATGGGTTCTTTGAAAATATTTTTCACAAAAGCCAGACAAAGCAATTTGCCCTGTATTCGGCAATTCCATTGCTGGTATTGCATGAATAGGGTGCAACAAAAGGTCTTTGGGATTTAAATTTAAAGAATGGCGTAATTATTCCATTCAATTTACTCACTGCTTTTCAAACCTTCCGCTTTTATTTTTTATTTTAATACGGTACATCACAGGTTTAACCCTGTTGCTATCATCTAATTTTACATTTACGCCATGTTCATGCGGATGCACTTTATTGCCAGTAGATAAGGGATAATTTTGGCTGTAAAATATATCCTTTGCTTCTTTCAAATCTTTACCTTTCAATTCTTCAAAAGTTCCATATACTATTACTCCTTGCCAGTTTTGCATGTTCATTACCATATCTACTTCAAAACATACTTTATTGTTTTTTCGGAGCATTTCCAGTTTTTTGCCTTCTGTCAATTGGCCGTAAATGTACTTGCCATCGTAGGCATAAGTTACCGGTACTATATAAGGTTGGTTATCAACGCTGCAACCCAACCTGCCCGATGCCTGGCTCATTAATAAGTTATGCATTTGAATTTCATTTAGTTCTCCCAGCATTTCTATTGTTTTTATCAAATTTAAAGCTTAAACTACCAGTATGCTGTGATAAAACTCATAAATATTACTGACGACGATTACCAATACAGGAAGGCATATTGGTTATTTTTGAAGGATAAATTTTAATTAATTAGAATGTCCATTAATGTAAAAAAAGAGAGCCTGGTAAAAGAAATCCAACAGCAATTTTCCATACTGTATCCATTTTTGAAGATTGAATTTTTAAAGAAAAGCCTTACCGAACGAAGAACGGTAAAGGGAATGTATGCCATGCCACATGAAATGTTTCATACCATATGCTCAGTAAATAGCTCGGGTACCATACCTGTAGATGAAAACTTAACCGTTGCAGAAATGGAAATGGGATTTAAAAAACAATTTGGCGTTAATATGCAGGTTTACCGTAAGTCGGGAAATGTATGGATTGAAACAACACTTACGGATAAATGGACCTTAAAAAAGCAAAACCAGGAAGGGGAACAAATGAGTAAACCGAATGTATCAGGAAAAGCAACTTCATCTGGTATAAGTTTTTATGACGAAAATAACCCACCAGGCCAGGAAACAGAATAGTTAGCAGGGCAAATCCCTTATTTTTTTTTCATTTATAATAATAATTTTCGAAGGTTCAAGGTTTATTAAACCTTCCGATTTAAAGTCGGCAAGGGTACGAATTAGCGATTCAGTAGCCACACCAATTAGTTGGGCAAGGTTTTCCCTGGAAAGTTCAGAAATGCTATTATCTGCTTTTTCATTGCGGTATTTCTCTAAAACCCTTATAAGGCCAAAGGCCACTTTTTTACGCAGTGAATTATAAGCCAGGTTGATTAAGGCCTCTTCTTTTTCAAATACATTTTTGGTGATGAGTTTTATAAAATGTTTCGAAACCTGTGCATCATTTGTAAACAGGGAAAGGAATTCTTCCCTTGGTATCAGCATTAAATCTGTTTCTTCAAGTGTATCGGCGTTATCGCTATAATTCCTGTCTTCAATAATGGCATTAAATCCAAAAAAATCGCCTTTGCTGAAAATATCGGTAATAAATTCTTTGCCGTTATCATTTATTTTATAGGTTTTTACTTTTCCGTTTACAATATAATATACCGAATGGGGCCGCCTGCCTTCTGCATAAATTTTTTGCTTTTTGGCCAGGCTTTGAATTTCATTGTTATCGGAAATGAGTTGCTGTTCGCTAAAAGTTGCGGCGGTATTTAAAAACTGGCTCACCGGGGATTGTGCCTGTATTTTTAAGGTTTCGTTTTTCTGGAGCCTTATTTCTATGGCTTTTAACAGTTCTATTCCGTCAAATGGTTTGGTGATATAATCATCTGCACCCATTTCCATTCCTTTTCTGAAATCAGACTTTTCTGATTTAGCCGTAAGAAAAATAAAGGGAGTGCCGTAAGTGTCGTTATGTTTATTTAATAAATGCAAAACGCCATAGCCATCCAGCACCGGCATCATTATGTCGCATACTATTAAGTCGGGCTTTTCTTTAAGTGCGGTTTCTACGCCGGTTTTACCTTCGGGCGCAGTAAGTACCCTGTAATTGGAAAGCTCAAGTATTTCGGCAATATTTTCCCTTACTTCATTATTGTCTTCTATTACTAAAATGGTTTTCATTTTGCTTGCTTGTAAGGAACCGTAAATGAAATGCTGGTTCCATTGTTTAATTCGCTGGTTAATTGTATTGATCCATTTAATAGCTCCAGGTACTTGCTAATAATGTGCAAGCCAAGGCCGGTTCCCTGTATATTGGCAGCATTTTTTGCCCGGAAAAAACGTTCAAATAAATGCTGCTGGTCTTCTTCTGATATGCCAATACCTTCATCTTGCACTACTACCGAAAATTTATTTTTTTCAAAAGTACAACTTATATGAATGGTTGCATTTTGTGGCGAAAATTTTATGGCATTGGAAATTAGGTTAAGCATGATATTTCTGAAAATATGCTTATCAATAGTTACCGGGCTAATGCCGGTATGTTGTAAAATTATTTGCTGGCCGGTTTTGCAAATGGGCATTGTTTCATCTATAATACCTTGTAAATATTGTATAAATACTGTTACACTTTCTGTAACAGTATTGGCTCTTACCAATCCTTCTTCCAGCTTACCCAGCGATAAAAAATCTTCCAGTATGTCCTTCATATCGGCTACGGCATCTTTAATATGGCGCAGGTGTTTTTTTCGCTTTTCTACTTCCTGGGTATCATTATATTTTTCCAGTAAATAGGCGGAGGAAAGGATGGTGCTCAAAGGAGTGCGAAACTCATGAGATGCCGTTGTAACAAACCTGGATTTTAATTCATTCAGATTTTTTTCATTTTCAAGAGAACGGCTCAGCTCTTCCCTGGAGCGCTCCAGTTGGTTGAGCGTTTCAATAAGCATTGTGGTACGGGCTTTTACTTTTTGCTCCAGTTCTTCGTTAAGTAATTTAATTTCTGTAGTAACCCTTTTTAATTCATCCCGCTGGTTAAGCACCATTTCTTCACTTTTTTTCCTGGAACTGATGTCAATAGAAAAGGCAATTACATAATGTTGCCCGTTATTGCTGTAGTAACCAAGGCTTATTTCTATGGGAAATTCAGCGCCTCCTTTTTTTCTGCCATAAAGGTCACGGCCTTCGCCCATACGCCGGGGGGAAGGATGGGTATAAAAATTGTTTCTTAATGTTTCATGAAATTTCCTGAACTGGTCAGGCAGGAGTATTTCTAGGGATTGACCAATAACTTCATTTTTGGAATAGCCAAACTGGGATTCGGCAGAAGGATTAAAATTGATGATTTTCCCCTGGCTATTGCTAACAATAATGCCTATTGTAGCATGGTTAAATAAAGCCTCAAATTCTGTTGTGCCGCTCATTCAAATAAATATCACCCAATATAAGCAAAATATTTACAGCTGCAGAAAACGATAATTACATGAGTAACCTTATCAGGCAATATAACAAGATTACTACAGAGATGCCAATGGAAACAAACAAAGTGGGAATAGTTATTTTGGTTGGCATTGCCGATAAGTTAACTGAAAGTACCGCTGTTCCAGCAATAATTATGATCAACCATAGTGCAAAACTATTTCCGGATAAAATAATGAGCATAGCAGTTAAAGGAATGATGCCGCCAATATATCCCAAAATAGAAAACCCAATCCATTTTATTTTACTGGGCTCTTGTAAATCACACCAGTTTAAAAACCTTGAAATGGCGCCTCCATTGTTTGAATGAGAAGGTAAACTGCCTGATGTTATTTCATTTTGCATATTATATATATTTAATAAAACCAAATTTATACCATTTACAAAAATAACAGGGATATCCGTTAAAAAAAAATATGATTTTTTTTGTAAACGGAATGTGGATTAATAATGAATTTAAATAAAATAAAGAATATCATTTTAGGAAATGGTTTTATTGCGAAAGAAAAGATAATACCGGAATGCCCGGTATAAAAAAAGAAATGAATGGGATAAGTAGATTTTTTTTTGATTATTTCAAACACGCAAAAATAAATGTAAATTCCTGGTTACCATATCTTTAA contains:
- a CDS encoding cation:dicarboxylase symporter family transporter, coding for MTKKKAGILSLLLFTIVAILHILHEYVTPISSAVLMWSRWIFIASLFIWGWFKKSLTTWIMIAMAMGIEIGVDFPAFSQNLQFLSKIFLRLIKTIVAPLLFSTLVVGIASHSNLKQVGRMGWKSILYFEVVTTLALIIGLIFINLTQAGVGIEVPKALLTELPNVVPKTWQDHIIDIFPENIIKSVYEGNVLPIVLFSVVFGISLAMLKEQKKKPMLEFAESLAETMFRFTNIIMYFAPFGVGAAIAVTVGHLGIDILKNLVILLLTLYVALIAFLLFVLLPIALYVAKIPIKKFIQAIREPVSIAFATTSSDSALPIALENMERFGVPRKIVSFVIPTGYTFNLDGTTLYLSLASVFVAQAANMHLDFWHQLLIGLSLMLTSKGVAAVPRASLVILIATASTFNFPLWPIMAIYGIDELMDMARTSVNVIGNTLASTVIARWEGEFDDEKAKNFTEV
- a CDS encoding endonuclease/exonuclease/phosphatase family protein; its protein translation is MKKNIITLIFFLCTATEIQAQASLNIMTFNIRLNLVSDSLDAWPYRKDLVASEVLFHNVDILGVQEALYDQMKDLQQRLPHFKYLGVGRDDGKTKGEFSAIFYNSTRLRALDTKTFWLSLTPDIPGSKSWDAAITRIVTWVKFKDLKTQKIFFVFNTHFDHIGREARKNSAILLKEKVFALTAKKPAIIMGDFNSTEDDGPIQILLNKSTSKYFINAKNISSAPHYGPQGSFTAFGPKEISDKPIDYIFIKGKAKVLKHANISQTWQGRYASDHFAVFARIVL
- a CDS encoding universal stress protein, which gives rise to MKTIIVATDFSDAAENAINYAAEMALQLKARLILFHAYQIPVAVSEMPIVYDMEALIADNKRQLDTIKERLQDAKGPALFLQTEVSEGSLIGCLKDICEDMEPYTVVMGCHGTTAAERFFFGSNTVYALKHLHWPIIAVPANFAFAGIKKIAFASDLDKDLAKTALALLKNWVTDFMASLHIVNFGKQEQFYENSVFASGALQRELKVLDPQFHFITGENTEDAITQFVLANQIDLLVVLHKTYGFFENIFHKSQTKQFALYSAIPLLVLHE
- a CDS encoding pyridoxamine 5'-phosphate oxidase family protein, whose product is MIKTIEMLGELNEIQMHNLLMSQASGRLGCSVDNQPYIVPVTYAYDGKYIYGQLTEGKKLEMLRKNNKVCFEVDMVMNMQNWQGVIVYGTFEELKGKDLKEAKDIFYSQNYPLSTGNKVHPHEHGVNVKLDDSNRVKPVMYRIKIKNKSGRFEKQ
- a CDS encoding response regulator, which produces MKTILVIEDNNEVRENIAEILELSNYRVLTAPEGKTGVETALKEKPDLIVCDIMMPVLDGYGVLHLLNKHNDTYGTPFIFLTAKSEKSDFRKGMEMGADDYITKPFDGIELLKAIEIRLQKNETLKIQAQSPVSQFLNTAATFSEQQLISDNNEIQSLAKKQKIYAEGRRPHSVYYIVNGKVKTYKINDNGKEFITDIFSKGDFFGFNAIIEDRNYSDNADTLEETDLMLIPREEFLSLFTNDAQVSKHFIKLITKNVFEKEEALINLAYNSLRKKVAFGLIRVLEKYRNEKADNSISELSRENLAQLIGVATESLIRTLADFKSEGLINLEPSKIIIINEKKIRDLPC
- a CDS encoding PAS domain S-box protein: MSGTTEFEALFNHATIGIIVSNSQGKIINFNPSAESQFGYSKNEVIGQSLEILLPDQFRKFHETLRNNFYTHPSPRRMGEGRDLYGRKKGGAEFPIEISLGYYSNNGQHYVIAFSIDISSRKKSEEMVLNQRDELKRVTTEIKLLNEELEQKVKARTTMLIETLNQLERSREELSRSLENEKNLNELKSRFVTTASHEFRTPLSTILSSAYLLEKYNDTQEVEKRKKHLRHIKDAVADMKDILEDFLSLGKLEEGLVRANTVTESVTVFIQYLQGIIDETMPICKTGQQIILQHTGISPVTIDKHIFRNIMLNLISNAIKFSPQNATIHISCTFEKNKFSVVVQDEGIGISEEDQQHLFERFFRAKNAANIQGTGLGLHIISKYLELLNGSIQLTSELNNGTSISFTVPYKQAK